One genomic region from Candidatus Methylomirabilota bacterium encodes:
- a CDS encoding MoaD/ThiS family protein, producing the protein MAQIARDSLTAQIEVTTWVTKHVGGDGSGSKLFTEPFALGETVRQVLRRFTARHPELDAALWSPDHAELGEHIEVIVNDAVLGVTHELDSPLKDGDRITLLGQFMGGSCLIMSR; encoded by the coding sequence GTGGCGCAAATAGCCCGCGATTCCCTCACGGCGCAGATCGAGGTGACCACGTGGGTCACCAAGCACGTGGGGGGCGACGGCTCGGGCAGCAAGCTCTTCACGGAGCCCTTCGCCCTCGGCGAGACGGTGCGCCAGGTGCTGCGGCGCTTCACGGCGCGACACCCGGAGCTGGATGCGGCGCTGTGGAGCCCCGATCACGCGGAGCTGGGCGAGCACATCGAGGTCATCGTCAACGACGCCGTCCTCGGCGTCACCCACGAGCTCGATTCGCCGCTCAAAGATGGTGACCGGATCACCCTGCTGGGTCAGTTCATGGGCGGGTCGTGCCTGATCATGAGCCGGTAA
- a CDS encoding DUF2939 domain-containing protein gives MPDHEPVREDAPRPLPPPRRSRRWLGIAVLAVALLSGWFYVVGTPSYSLYRFAHALHSRDPAGALAYVDVDRVAEAAADVLVADAFARQRPPRNVFEAMGQGIARSAAQQNVKLQAAARLRAEVERMADAAGQGSVLPLGLLAVIQGADMVRQGDEVWVTYTEPGQGVTQFKMSRQPDRSWKITAFDKDWVRRQVRQRPPR, from the coding sequence GTGCCTGATCATGAGCCGGTAAGGGAAGACGCCCCGCGACCGCTGCCGCCGCCCCGACGATCGCGTCGCTGGCTCGGGATCGCTGTCCTGGCCGTCGCGCTCCTCTCCGGCTGGTTCTACGTTGTCGGCACGCCCTCCTACTCCCTCTATCGCTTCGCCCACGCCCTTCACTCCCGCGATCCCGCGGGCGCCCTCGCCTACGTCGACGTGGACCGTGTGGCCGAGGCGGCGGCCGACGTGCTGGTTGCCGATGCTTTTGCCCGTCAGCGCCCGCCGAGGAATGTCTTCGAGGCCATGGGGCAGGGGATCGCGCGATCCGCCGCGCAGCAGAACGTCAAGCTCCAGGCGGCCGCGCGACTGCGCGCCGAGGTGGAGCGGATGGCGGACGCGGCGGGTCAAGGCAGCGTCTTGCCCCTCGGCCTCCTCGCCGTCATCCAGGGTGCGGACATGGTCCGGCAGGGAGACGAGGTGTGGGTGACCTATACCGAGCCGGGCCAAGGAGTCACGCAGTTCAAGATGAGCCGGCAGCCGGACCGCTCCTGGAAGATCACGGCCTTCGACAAGGACTGGGTCCGCCGCCAGGTGCGTCAGCGTCCCCCGCGCTAG
- a CDS encoding DinB family protein gives MISDMPSYLRFFDSVRRRTERDVAALPSAAAAWRPPAIGGETGWSIGQIVLHIGGSRLYFASAYRDEGWIWTKAEADPDDQQTWLPWLQASAERFAALVRETPADWLTRRIEMIDTPGQSLAGWRLLMMMLEHEVHHRSQIDAYAGLQGWPVPDIFGRSAESIDALQEAERAKHARGALPLAEGEPA, from the coding sequence ATGATCAGCGACATGCCGTCCTATCTGCGATTCTTCGACAGCGTGCGGCGGCGCACGGAGCGAGACGTGGCGGCCCTGCCCTCCGCGGCGGCGGCGTGGCGGCCGCCCGCCATCGGCGGGGAGACGGGCTGGAGCATCGGCCAGATCGTCCTCCACATCGGCGGCTCGCGGCTCTACTTCGCCAGCGCCTACCGCGACGAGGGGTGGATCTGGACGAAGGCGGAGGCGGATCCCGATGACCAGCAGACATGGCTGCCCTGGCTGCAGGCCTCGGCGGAGCGCTTCGCGGCGCTGGTGAGGGAGACGCCGGCTGACTGGCTCACGCGCCGCATCGAGATGATCGATACCCCCGGCCAGTCGCTGGCCGGCTGGCGCCTTCTCATGATGATGCTCGAGCACGAGGTGCACCATCGCTCGCAGATCGATGCCTATGCCGGATTGCAGGGCTGGCCCGTGCCCGACATCTTTGGTCGCTCGGCGGAGTCCATCGACGCCCTCCAGGAGGCCGAGCGCGCCAAGCACGCACGCGGAGCCCTCCCGCTCGCTGAAGGAGAACCGGCATGA
- a CDS encoding AMP-binding protein, translating to MIVPLTLGDFLERAELVYGHREAVADEPNPPGGGLGRFTYSQFGDMARSLAGALDELGVAEHERVAIVSPNAARFLVSLFGVSVFGRILVPVNFRLNAEEIRYIVEHSGSSVLLVDPELDESLRHIPVKHRFVLGAGTDPQLFLRQGVAPRLQVSDENATVSINYTSGTTARPKGVQLTHRNFWLNAVTFGWHLAMTDRDVYLHTLPTFHCNGWGMPYAVTGMGVRQVIIRKIDGEEILHRVEAEGVTLFNCAPAVIAAVLDAAAVRRQTGVAVPGRGRVRVVVAGAPPPSKTIERVETELGWEFIQIYGLTETAPLLTFNRAPAEWDGLDAAERSRRLSRAGVPAVGVRMRVDEEGELLARSNHVFEGYWNQPEETAKAIADGWFHTGDGGVRDGAYIAITDRKKDVIISGGENVSSIEVEDCLFQHPAVAEVAVIGVPDEKWGETIKALVVLRPGSACAERELIEHCRSRMAHYKCPTSIEIRDALVRTATGKLQKFKLREPYWVGRERRVN from the coding sequence ATGATTGTCCCCCTCACCTTGGGAGACTTCCTGGAGCGCGCCGAGCTCGTGTATGGCCACCGGGAGGCGGTGGCCGACGAACCCAATCCGCCGGGCGGAGGACTTGGCCGTTTCACCTATTCGCAGTTCGGCGACATGGCGCGAAGCCTCGCCGGGGCCCTGGACGAGCTCGGGGTCGCCGAGCACGAACGCGTGGCCATCGTCTCCCCCAACGCGGCCCGCTTCCTGGTCAGCCTGTTCGGGGTCAGCGTGTTCGGACGCATCCTCGTGCCCGTCAACTTCCGGCTGAATGCCGAGGAGATCCGCTACATCGTCGAGCACTCCGGCTCCTCGGTGCTGCTCGTCGATCCCGAGCTCGACGAGTCCCTGCGGCACATCCCGGTGAAGCATCGCTTCGTGCTCGGCGCCGGCACCGATCCTCAGCTCTTCCTTCGCCAGGGGGTGGCCCCGCGGCTCCAGGTCAGCGACGAGAACGCCACCGTGTCCATCAACTACACCTCGGGGACGACGGCGCGCCCGAAGGGCGTGCAGCTCACCCATCGCAACTTCTGGCTCAATGCCGTCACCTTTGGCTGGCACCTGGCCATGACCGATCGGGACGTGTACCTGCACACGCTGCCCACCTTCCACTGCAATGGTTGGGGCATGCCGTACGCGGTCACCGGCATGGGGGTGCGTCAGGTCATCATCCGCAAGATCGACGGTGAGGAGATCCTGCATCGGGTGGAGGCCGAGGGCGTCACCCTGTTCAATTGCGCGCCCGCGGTGATCGCTGCCGTGCTCGACGCCGCGGCCGTCCGCCGCCAGACGGGCGTGGCCGTGCCGGGCCGCGGGCGGGTGCGCGTGGTCGTGGCCGGAGCGCCGCCGCCGTCGAAGACCATCGAGCGCGTCGAGACCGAGCTGGGCTGGGAGTTCATCCAGATCTACGGGCTCACGGAGACCGCGCCCTTGCTGACCTTCAACCGCGCGCCCGCGGAATGGGACGGCCTCGACGCGGCGGAGCGGTCACGCCGGCTCTCCCGGGCGGGCGTCCCCGCGGTGGGCGTGCGCATGCGGGTGGACGAGGAGGGCGAGTTGCTGGCGCGCTCCAACCACGTGTTCGAGGGCTACTGGAACCAGCCCGAGGAGACGGCCAAGGCGATCGCCGACGGCTGGTTCCATACGGGCGACGGGGGCGTCCGCGACGGGGCCTACATCGCCATCACCGACCGCAAGAAGGACGTGATTATCAGCGGCGGCGAGAATGTCTCGTCCATCGAGGTGGAGGACTGCCTTTTCCAGCACCCCGCGGTGGCCGAAGTCGCGGTGATCGGCGTGCCCGACGAGAAGTGGGGCGAGACCATCAAGGCCCTCGTCGTCCTGCGCCCGGGCTCCGCCTGCGCCGAACGGGAGCTCATCGAGCACTGTCGGTCCCGGATGGCGCACTACAAGTGCCCGACGTCGATCGAGATTCGGGATGCTCTCGTCCGCACCGCGACGGGCAAGCTCCAGAAGTTCAAGCTGCGCGAGCCGTACTGGGTGGGTCGTGAGCGTCGGGTGAACTGA
- a CDS encoding 2-hydroxy-3-oxopropionate reductase codes for MAQTIGFIGLGIMGRPMAKNLLKAGYPLVVHSRSQGPVDELVGAGAKRASSAKEVAGQVDVLITMLPNSPEVELVALGPDGIVEGAKKGLLYLDMSTISPLVSQKVGKALAAKSVRMLDAPVSGGEKGAIEAALSIMVGGEKADFDAALPVFQALGKTITHLGPLGAGGFTKLANQIIVAVNLTALGEALTLARKAGLDRALTLKALAGGLAGSKCLEQKTPNYVAGTYNPGFKIDLHFKDLGLIMESSRALGVPLPCTAVVQELFNALRVKGKGGLDHSGVITLLEELAGMPNPT; via the coding sequence ATGGCGCAAACCATTGGATTTATTGGGCTCGGGATCATGGGTCGACCCATGGCCAAGAATCTTCTGAAGGCCGGTTACCCGCTGGTGGTCCATAGCCGGAGCCAGGGCCCGGTAGACGAGCTGGTCGGCGCCGGCGCCAAGCGCGCCTCGAGCGCCAAGGAAGTGGCCGGGCAGGTGGATGTCCTCATCACCATGCTGCCAAATTCACCTGAAGTGGAGCTGGTCGCGCTCGGGCCCGACGGCATTGTCGAGGGCGCGAAGAAGGGCCTGCTCTATCTCGACATGTCCACCATCTCGCCGCTCGTATCTCAGAAGGTCGGCAAGGCGCTGGCCGCCAAGAGCGTGAGGATGCTGGACGCGCCGGTCTCGGGAGGCGAGAAGGGCGCCATCGAGGCCGCGCTCAGCATCATGGTCGGCGGCGAGAAGGCCGATTTCGACGCGGCCCTGCCCGTCTTTCAAGCGCTCGGCAAGACGATCACGCACCTGGGGCCGCTGGGGGCCGGCGGCTTCACCAAGCTCGCCAACCAGATCATCGTGGCGGTCAACCTGACCGCTCTCGGCGAGGCGCTCACCCTCGCGCGCAAAGCGGGCCTCGATCGCGCCCTGACCCTCAAGGCGCTCGCGGGCGGGCTGGCCGGCTCGAAATGCCTCGAGCAGAAGACGCCCAACTATGTCGCGGGCACGTACAACCCCGGCTTCAAGATCGATCTCCACTTCAAGGATCTGGGGCTCATCATGGAGTCCTCGCGCGCCCTGGGTGTCCCCCTGCCGTGCACGGCCGTGGTCCAGGAGCTCTTCAACGCGCTCCGGGTCAAAGGCAAGGGCGGGCTCGATCATTCCGGGGTGATCACGCTGCTGGAGGAGCTGGCAGGAATGCCAAACCCGACATGA
- a CDS encoding GNAT family N-acetyltransferase, giving the protein MDRPGLDNQGRTPLIKIRRVRKGDLSKVRDVLEQAFGDFFERQMGTRPRQVFNGAQYVHHRWLMEPWGCFVAEEGDGKIVGAALAVMWGTVGLVGPVAVLTNYQNQDIGQQLLTACQGFFDENKATLQGVATYPYSPKHLGLYQRFGYRPKGLVVVTGKPMDRREIVQATRPAKPGLGVRRYSSLEEVKKKSAMQRVRRITNSLYRGMDLGKEVEIVDGLALGDTLLLEKGRDVIGFAIVHMPGVSEAPHGSVYIKFLAIEPHHRKPEHLHALLAAVEEMAHAAQLQRVVAPVYTYYWAAYQSLLERGYHPDFTMVRMKKGKQDDDERPDDLVLDDWR; this is encoded by the coding sequence GTGGACCGGCCGGGACTGGACAATCAGGGCCGCACCCCCTTGATCAAGATCCGGCGCGTCCGCAAGGGCGATCTCAGCAAGGTGCGGGATGTGCTCGAGCAGGCCTTTGGCGACTTCTTCGAGCGCCAGATGGGCACGCGCCCGCGCCAGGTCTTCAACGGCGCGCAGTACGTGCACCACCGCTGGCTCATGGAGCCGTGGGGATGCTTCGTCGCCGAGGAAGGCGACGGCAAGATCGTGGGCGCCGCCCTCGCCGTCATGTGGGGGACGGTCGGGCTGGTGGGCCCGGTGGCCGTCCTCACGAACTATCAGAACCAGGACATCGGGCAGCAGCTCTTGACCGCCTGCCAGGGGTTCTTCGACGAGAACAAGGCGACGCTGCAGGGCGTGGCGACGTATCCGTACAGTCCCAAGCATCTCGGCTTGTATCAGAGGTTCGGCTACCGGCCCAAGGGGCTCGTGGTGGTGACGGGCAAGCCCATGGATCGGCGCGAGATCGTGCAGGCCACGCGCCCCGCCAAGCCCGGTCTTGGCGTCCGCCGGTACTCCTCGCTGGAGGAGGTGAAGAAGAAGTCCGCCATGCAGCGGGTGCGGCGCATCACCAATTCGCTGTACCGGGGCATGGATCTCGGCAAGGAGGTCGAGATCGTGGACGGTCTCGCCCTCGGCGACACCCTGCTGCTCGAGAAGGGGCGCGACGTGATCGGCTTCGCCATCGTGCACATGCCGGGCGTGAGCGAGGCGCCCCACGGCAGCGTCTACATCAAGTTCCTTGCCATAGAGCCGCACCACCGGAAGCCCGAGCATCTCCACGCCTTGCTGGCCGCCGTCGAGGAGATGGCGCATGCCGCGCAGCTCCAGCGCGTGGTGGCGCCCGTGTACACGTACTACTGGGCCGCCTACCAGAGTCTGCTCGAGCGCGGATACCATCCGGACTTCACCATGGTGCGCATGAAGAAAGGTAAGCAGGACGACGACGAGCGCCCGGACGACCTGGTGCTCGACGACTGGCGCTGA